One Corvus cornix cornix isolate S_Up_H32 chromosome 10, ASM73873v5, whole genome shotgun sequence genomic region harbors:
- the LOC104697496 gene encoding dual oxidase 2-like → MQPAATMLSLVVVLMGTWTLGRAQESISWEVQRYDGWYNNLLHHSHGSVGARLLRLLPANYADGVYQALQEPHMPNARQLSNAVAQGPSGLPSRRNTTVLAVFFGFHVLLDILETEKPGCPAEFLNIYIPSGDPVFDPAGTGHVVLPFQRVRWAAETGQSPNNPREQTNEVTGWLDGSSIYGSLHSWSDALRSFSGGQLASGSNRGLPRQTDGKVPMWKALDPSTGQGGPQGIYDLGSAWGNENPFLQAESIAWFRYHNQLAKALAQQHPAWSDEDLFQHTRKRVIATFQSIVLYEWLPTLLGTPVPEYQGYQQHLDPSLSPEFVAAAGQFLATMVPPGVYKRDTKCRFQNVSVSSGSFPAVRLCNSYWSRERPGLQQAEDVDNLLLGMSSQIAEREDNVVVEDLRDYWYGPLKYSRTDYVASWVQRGRDLGLPTYNQARERFGLKPLQNWSNLASHLEPQVLQNVAALYANNTAALELLPGGMLEADGSLFSAIILDQFVRLRDSDRFWFENTKNGLFTEEEVREIRNTTFHSVLTAVTYAKSTDLQPHVFVWREGDPCPQPQQLTAQHLANCTPMMVLDYFAGSGAGFGIIIVVLCCLPLVTLFVAWVVAAFRKRDFKKLQRKQGTSVRREVSSEAIHALEWHGPKTDSSPVYIQLQADKVLKVLDSRGSVLRSINLKAHQRVEVILSNNKGNKALLLKSPKDYDLVLLFSEEAERSIFIGKLGDYLKESRFDLHLSEMKEQSLMKRAVTQEQRKQILETFFRHLFAQVLEIDRSDAGELSLESSQKAKEALTCELTRAEFAEALGLKDHSMFVDSMFSLADKDGNGYISFREFLDILVVFMKGSPEEKSKVMFRMYDIDENGFLSKEEFLRMLRSFIEISNNCLSREQAEQVTESMFRASGFQDRDELTWENFHYMLRDHDSELRLTQLCVKGVPEVFKQNLQNCVSFIKKKEPKGTISEENKDSNLDTVSHYTERKGQELRKRPGRKANQYQLHPYTEAQRKKYERNRVQQKIQEFKRFVENYRRHIVCVVLFSAITVGVFAERAYYYAFASPSTGIAQTTFVGIIISRGAAASISFMYSYILLTMCRNLITVLRETFLNHYIPFDAAVDFHRWIAMAALIFSVLHTAGHVVNVYIFSVTPLSVLSCLFSSVFTNDGSQLPQKYYWWFFQTIPGMTGVLLLVVLAVMYVFATHHFRRVSFQGFWITHHLYVLLYILVIIHGSYALIQQPRFYIYFIIPALIYSADKLYSLSRKKVEISVVKAELLPSGVTHLQFQRPQDFDYKSGQWVRIACVALGTTEYHPFTLTSAPHDDTLSLHIRAVGPWTTRLRELYSPENLGLLGTLPKLYLDGPFGEGHQEWNKFEVSVLVGGGIGVTPFASILKDLVFKSSINSKLLCKKIYFIWVTRTQRQFEWLTDIIREVEELDKNSLVSVHIYITQLAEKFDLRTTMLYICERHFQKVLNKSLFTGLRSITHFGRPPFVPFFSSLQEVHPEVQKIGVFSCGPPGMTKSVEQACRQMNKKDQTYFAHHYENF, encoded by the exons ATGCAACCTGCAGCAACGATGTTGAGTTTGGTTGTGGTTCTGATGGGGACGTGGACCTTGGGGA GAGCCCAGGAGAGCATCTCCTGGGAGGTCCAGCGCTACGACGGCTGGTACAACAACCTGCTGCACCACAGCCATGGCTCCGTGG GGGCCAGGCTGCTGCGTCTCCTGCCAGCCAACTACGCAGACGGCGTCTACCAGGCCCTGCAGGAGCCCCACATGCCCAACGCTCGCCAGCTCAGCAACGCGGTGGCACAGGGACCCTCGGGGCTGCCCTCCCGCAGGAACACAACTGTCCTGGCTGTCTTCTTCG GTTTCCATGTGCTCTTGGACATCCTGGAGACGGAGAAACCTGGCTGCCCTGCTGAGTTCCTCAACATCTACATCCCATCTGGAGACCCAGTGTTTGACCCTGCTGGCACTGGACATGTGGTCCTGCCCTTCCAGCGCGTGCGCTGGGCAGCAGAGACGGGGCAGAGCCCCAACAATCCCAGGGAGCAG ACCAACGAGGTGACAGGCTGGCTGGACGGCAGCTCCATCTACGGCTCCTTGCACTCCTGGAGCGATGCCCTGAGGAGCTTCTCGGGGGGGCAGCTGGCATCGGGGTCCAACAGGGGCCTCCCAAGGCAGACGGACGGGAAGGTTCCCATGTGGAAGGCACTGGATCCATCCACGGGACAGGGTGGTCCCCAAGGGATCTACG ACCTGGGGAGTGCCTGGGGGAATGAGAACCCCTTCCTGCAGGCTGAGAGCATCGCCTGGTTTCGGTACCACAACCAGCTGGCCAAAGCACTGgcccagcagcatcctgcctgGTCCGATGAGGATCTCTTCCAGCACACTCGCAAGAGAGTCATCGCCACTTTCCAG AGCATTGTTCTGTATGAGTGGCTGCCAACCCTGCTGGGCACACCGGTCCCGGAGTACCAAG gttaccagcagcacctggaccccagcctctctccagagTTCGTGGCGGCTGCGGGGCAATTCCTGGCCACCATGGTGCCTCCAGGTGTTTACAAGAG AGACACCAAGTGCCGGTTCCAGAACGTGTCTGTCTCCAGTGGCTCGTTCCCAGCAGTGCGGCTCTGCAACAGCTACTGGAGCAGAGAG AGGCCcgggctgcagcaggcagaagaTGTGGACAACCTCCTGCTGGGGATGAGCTCACAGATCGCAGAGCGGGAGGACAATGTTGTGGTGGAAGATCTCCGAG ATTACTGGTATGGGCCCCTGAAGTACTCCCGCACCGACTACGTGGCCAGCTGGGTTCAGCGTGGGCGAGACCTTGGCCTGCCAACCTATAACCAAGCCCGGGAGCGATTTGGGTTGAAACCTCTCCAAAACTGGTCAAACCTTGCCTCACACCTGGAGCCACAG GTCCTGCAGAACGTCGCTGCCCTGTATGCCAACAACACGGCTGcgctggagctgctccctggaggCATGCTGGAGGCTGATGGCTCCCTCTTCTCTGCCATCATCTTGGACCAGTTTGTGCGCCTGCGTGATAGCGACAGGTTTTGGTTCGAAAACACCAAGAATGG GCTGTTCACCGAGGAGGAAGTCAGGGAGATCCGTAACACCACCTTTCACAGTGTCCTGACTGCTGTCACCTATGCCAAATCCACAGACCTCCAGCCCCACGTGTTCGTCTGGAGAGAGG GGGACCCatgcccccagccccagcagctgacAGCTCAACACCTGGCCAACTGCACACCCATGATGGTGCTGGACTACTTTGCAGGCAGCGGCGCAGGCTTCGGGATCATCATCGTCGTCCTCTGCTGTCTGCCCCTGG TGACTCTGTTTGTTGCCTGGGTTGTTGCCGCTTTCCGCAAGAGAGATTTCaagaagctgcagaggaagcaggGCACCAGCGTGCGCAGGGAGGTGTCCAGCGAGGCCATACACG CCTTGGAGTGGCACGGGCCCAAGACAGACAGCTCTCCTGTCTACATTCAGCTCCAAGCTGACAAAGTGCTCAAAGTGCTGGATAGCAGAGGGTCTGTGCTCCGGAGCATCAACCTGAAAGCCCACCAAAGAGTGGAGGTGATCCTCTCCAACAACAAAGGGAACAAAGCTCTGCTCCTGAAGAGCCCCAAGGACTACGACCTG GTGCTGCTCTTCAGTGAGGAGGCTGAGAGGAGCATCTTCATCGGGAAGCTAGGAGACTACTTGAAGGAGAGCAGATTTGACCTGCATCTGTCTGAGATGaaggagcagagcctgatgAAACGGGCAGTCacccaggagcagagaaaacaaattctggAGACTTTCTTCAGGCACCTGTTTGCTCAG GTGCTGGAAATTGACAGATCCGATGCCGGGGAGCTCAGCCTTGAATCTTCACAGAAGGCAAAGGAGGCTCTAACGTGTGAGCTGACCAGGGCTGAGTTTGCTGAAGCCCTGGGGCTCAAAGACCACTCCATGTTTGTGGACTCCATGTTCTCCCTGGCTGACAAAGACGGCAATGGCTACATCTCCTTCCGGGAATTCCTGGACATCTTGGTGGTCTTCATGAAAg ggTCCCCAGAGGAGAAATCCAAGGTGATGTTCAGGATGTATGACATTGATGAGAATGGGTTCCTCTCCAAGGAGGAGTTTCTGAGGATGCTCAG GTCCTTCATCGAGATCTCCAACAACTGCCTGTCAAGAGAACAGGCAGAGCAGGTGACCGAGTCCATGTTTCGGGCCTCGGGGTTCCAGGACAGGGATGAGCTGACATGGGAGAATTTCCATTACATGCTGCGGGACCACGACAGCGAGCTTCGGCTCACCCAGCTCTGTGTCAAAG GTGTCCCTGAAGTGTTCAAGCAAAATCTGCAAAATTGTGTCTCCttcataaaaaagaaagagccGAAAGG AACCATCTCAGAGGAGAACAAAGACTCAAATCTGGACACTGTGAGTCACTACACGGAGCGAAAAGGCCAAGAACTGAGGAAGAGACCAGGAAGAAA GGCAAACCAGTACCAGCTGCATCCATACACAGAAGCACAACGGAAGAAGTACGAGAGGAACAGAGTTCAGCAAAAGATCCAGGAGTTCAAGCGCTTCGTTGAGAATTACCGGCGCCACATCGTCTGTGTCGTCCTCTTCTCCGCCATCACCGTCGGCGTCTTCGCAGAGAGAGCCTACT ACTACGCCTTTGcatcccccagcactggaaTTGCACAGACCACCTTCGTGGGGATCATCATCTCCCggggagcagctgcctccaTCTCCTTCATGTACTCCTACATCCTGCTTACCATGTGCCGCAACCTCATCACCGTCCTGCGGGAGACCTTCCTCAATCACTACATCCCCTTTGATGCTGCCGTCGACTTCCACCGCTGGATTGCCATGGCAGCCCTGATTTTCTCAG TGCTTCACACTGCAGGCCACGTAGTGAATGTCTACATCTTCTCAGTCACACCTCTCAGTGTGCTGTCCTGCCTCTTCTCCAGTGTCTTTACAAATGATGG GTCACAGCTCCCACAGAAGTATTACTGGTGGTTCTTCCAGACTATTCCAG GCATGACAGGAGTGCTGCTTCTCGTGGTCCTTGCTGTGATGTACGTGTTTGCCACCCACCACTTCCGACGTGTCAGCTTCCAGGGCTTTTGGATCACTCACCACCTCTATGTGCTGCTCTACATCCTG gtCATCATCCATGGCAGCTACGCACTGATCCAGCAGCCCCGTTTCTATATCTACTTCATCATCCCGGCTCTTATCTACAGTGCAGACAAGCTGTACAGCCTGAGCAGGAAGAAGGTGGAGATCAGTGTGGTGAAAGCGGAGCTCCTGCCCTCAG GTGTCACCCACCTGCAGTTCCAGCGGCCACAGGACTTTGACTACAAGTCCGGGCAGTGGGTGCGCATTGCCTGCGTGGCCCTGGGCACCACCGAGTACCACCCCTTCACGCTGACCTCGGCGCCGCACGACGACACGCTGAGCCTGCACATCCGCGCCGTGGGGCCCTGGACCACCCGTCTGCGGGAGCTCTACTCTCCTGAGAACCTGGGCCTCCTCGGCACACTGCCCAAG CTCTACCTGGACGGGCCCTTTGGGGAGGGCCACCAGGAGTGGAACAAGTTTGAGGTGTCGGTGTTGGTGGGAGGAGGCATCGGGGTGACACCCTTCGCATCCATTCTCAAGGACCTGGTCTTCAAGTCATCCATAAACTCCAAGCTGCTGTGTAAGAAG ATCTACTTCATCTGGGTGACACGCACTCAGCGGCAGTTTGAGTGGCTGACGGACATCATCCGGGAGGTGGAAGAGTTAGACAAGAACAGCTTGGTCTCCGTGCACATCTACATCACACAGCTGGCCGAGAAGTTCGATCTGCGCACCACCATGCTG TACATCTGTGAACGGCATTTCCAGAAGGTGCTAAACAAGAGCCTGTTCACAGGGCTGCGCTCCATCACCCACTTTGGGCGCCCTCCCTTTGTACCCTTTTTCAGCTCGCTGCAGGAGGTGCACCCTGAG GTGCAGAAGATCGGGGTGTTCAGTTGTGGCCCGCCCGGGATGACAAAGAGCGTGGAACAGGCTTGCCGGCAGATGAACAAGAAAGACCAGACCTACTTTGCACATCACTATGAGAATTTCTGA